In Gracilibacillus salitolerans, the sequence TCTCCAGCTTAACGATATCACCTGATTGAAGCAGTTTAGGTGGATTCATCGCCAAACCTACTCCATCTGGTGTTCCAGTTAAAATGATATCTCCTGGATCTAAGGTTATTAGATTGGAAATAAAACTAATTAAATACGGGATATCAAATATTAATTGTTCTGTATTAGAAGATTGACGTAATTCTCCATTAACATAGGATTTGATCGACAGTTTGCTTGGGTCTGTCAATTCAGAAGTGGTTACCAGCCAAGGTCCGATTGGCGTAGTATGATCTAACGATTTACCTTGTAGCCATTGCGGTGTACGCTTTTGTAAGTCACGAGCTGAAATGTCGTTACCAATTGTATAGCCTGCTACATATTCTAATGCCTTTTCTTTTGCTACTTTCGACGCTTTTTCTCCAATTACAACAGCTAGTTCTACTTCATAATCTAGTTTATCCGTAGCTTCTGATTTATGAATCTCATCTTCAGGTCCGATAAGGGCATTATTAAATTTAGAAAACAATACTGGATATTCCGGTAATTCACTCCCCATTTCCTTTACATGATCTGCATAATTTGTTCCGATACAAATGATTTTTGATGGGGTAGGGCTTGGTGTTTGCAGCACAACTTCATCGCGTACAAAAACGTGCAATGTAGAATGTTGCTTTATTTGTTCCAAGAGAACTTCTGCCTGTTTGATATGTACGTTTGCCTGTTGATAAAATGTATGTGGATCTGCCGGGATGATACTACTATCTGTCGCTATTTTATGTTGCTCGAGTAACTCTTGTTGTGCGGCATGTAAATCGATAATCTTATTTTCTCTCATTACTCCGATCCGACTTTGTGCATAAGGATGTTTCAACTGATAATGAACAAGTTTCATTCTGTACCCCTCCTCTTGTTTAAGATCATTTTACCATAGAACATGCTTGGATATGGAGAAATAATTGCTTCTATCGGACAGCGAGGTTCCCTTTTCGCGCTCCTCACGTCCTTTTGATTGCTTCATTTAACTCGATCCATCGCTGACTAGACGTCCCGTTGTTCGAAATTGCGCAAATTTGAAGATCCCTTAGAGAGAGAATTAACACTCCTCTTCTAAATAATGAATGCTATGCAAAACAAAAACCCGTTTCATTAAAAAATCAACGAAGCGGGTTCATACTTATTGAATCTATGGTTATAATACTTTACTTAAAAATGCTTTTGTTCGTTCATGTTGCGGGTTTTCGAATAGTTGCTTGGGTGCTTTCTCTTCTACTACATAGCCCTCATCCATAAAAATGACACGATCTCCAACTTCTTTAGCAAAGCCCATTTCATGGGTAACGACGACCATCGTCATTCCTTCTTCGGCTAGTTGCTTCATAACACCTAGCACTTCCCCAACCATCTCTGGGTCTAATGCAGAGGTAGGCTCATCAAATAACATCACTTTCGGTTCCATTCCTAAAGCTCTGGCAATGGCAACACGTTGCTTTTGACCTCCTGAGAGCGATTCTGGATACACATCTGCTTTATCTAATAGACCTACTTTTTGGAGTAAATCTTTTGCTTTTTTTTCTGCATCTTGTTTACTCCATTTTTTTACTGTGACAATCGGCAAGGTGATATTTTCCAAAACAGTTTTATGTGGGAAGAGGTTGAACTGTTGAAATACCATTCCAACCTCTGCTCTTAGTTTATTGATGTCTACTTTCTTATCTGTTAACTCCACACCATCAATTGACACTGTTCCATCTGTTACCGATTCAATTAAGTTAAGACAGCGCAAAAATGTTGATTTACCTGAACCAGAAGGCCCGATTACAACGACAACTTCCTTTTGACCGACATCTACACTAATGTCCTTCAGCACTTCTAAATCGCCAAAAGACTTTTTTAAATGTTTGACAGAAATCATTTTACATCTAACCTTCTTTCTAGATAATTTAATAAGTAGGTTAAGCTAAGGGTTAATACTAAGTAAACCAACGCAACCATTAAGTACGGTTCCCATACTCTTAAGTATTGTCCAGATGCTGCTCTCCCCCAATATAATAATTCTTGTGCTGCAATCATTGCACCTAGAGACGAATCTTTCAGTAAAACGATAAATTCATTACCTAGTGGCGGAATCGAACGTTTAAATGCTTGTGGCAGGAGAACATGACGCATTACTTGGAATTTGTTCATACCCAATGAATGTGCCGCTTCTGCCTGACCTTTGTCAATCGATTGTAATCCTGCACGGAATATCTCTGCAACATATGCCGAGGAGTTGAGTGACAATGTCACCATGACGGAGATGACAGGAGTTGTTGATCCGAGTATTGCTGGTAATACAGCATAATGAAATAAAAATAATTGCACGAGTAGAGGTGTACCTCTTAAAAAGTTAATATACCAAATAAATGGCAGACGAACAATTAGAATAGACGACATTTTCCCTAATGCAATAAAAAAACCGAGTATACACCCCATTAAGACACCGATTACTGACATAAGGATGGTTAATCCCATACCTTCCATAAAAAATGGGAAGTACTCGACGATGATATCAAATCTAAAGTCCATGTTATGAGCTCCTTTCTTACTTATACTTTGCTTTTTGTTTCCCTTTTTTATTCTTAGTAAAACAGGGAGTAACCCTTAGAAATATACTTATTTCCCCACAGGCTACCTGTTCAGTCCAAGTCCTATGTTTCTGAACGGGGCTTTCCGCTTTTCTTCTGTCTAGCTCCAAGCACCAGAAACTATGGCCTTTCCCTCACCTCTGTACGATAAGTCATCATCGGCTCGCAAGCTCACCGTGATTCCTTTATCTCCTACGGTTCAGTCCAAGTCCTACGTTTCTGAACGGGGCTTTCCGCTTTTCTTCTGTCTAGCTCCAAGCACCAGAAACTATGGCCTTTCCCTCACCTCTGTACGATAAGTCATCATCGGCTCGCAAGCTCACCGTGATTCCTTTATCTCCTACGGTTCAGTCCAAGTCCTACGTTTCTGAACGGGGCTTTCCGCTTTTCTTCCTCCACACAAAGGAAAAGCGTAACGGGGTTGTCGTTACGCTTTTTGATTGGTGTTTTATTGGGTTAGCGCTTCTGTGTTTGGTTCTACTCCAAACCATTCCTCATAGATCTCTGCATATTCCCCATTATCGATTACAGTTGCAAGAGCTTCATTAATGTCTTCCTGAATCTCGCTTCCTTTCGGGAACATGATTCCGTAGAATTCTGATTCAAACGTATCAGGATCTGCAATCATTTCAACGTTAGCATCTGGATTATTGGCCACATATTCATCCGCTACTACATTATCGGTTACGACTGCATCAACATCACCAGATTGAAGCGACATTAACGCCAACGTATTGGAATCATATTTTGAAATATTTTCATGATTTTTTCCTAAAATCTTTTCCACCGCTTCTGCACCAGTTGTTCCTGATTGAACACCTACTTTTAATTCTTTAATATCTTCGCCACTAGTAATATCTTCACCTTCACGGAACACTACCTTATGTGTAGATTCAAAATAAGGTGCAGAGAAGTCATATGTTTGTTTACGGTCTTCATTTATCGTGATTCCTGCAATAGCAAGGTCCGCATCGCCTTCCTCTACAGAAAGTAACATGGCATCCCAGCCTACATTCTCTAATTCATAGTCATAACCTGCTTCATCCATGACCGCAGCTAATAAATCAATATCGAATCCAACTACTTCCCCTTTATCTAAATACGTAAAAGGCATAAATCCAGCTTCTGTTACAACAGATAGAGTTGGTTTATCATCTGAAGTATTCGTTCCTTCCTCTTGATCTGAACTGTCATCTGTACCACATGCTACAAGAATTGCTAACAATAAAACAGCAAATCCCTTTATCATCCATTTATTCATAAATATTCACTCCGTTTTGTATTTATACATTTTATAACGATTATCATATAGTATTCAGTCAGCGAATTCAATACCTTTGTCAGAAATTCTAATGTTAAAATAATTCAGAAAATTTGGATAACTAATAAAAAGAACAGAATTACAGGTGGACCCCACCAGGTTTTAGACTAAAATCATTAATAGTATCGGCAAGGTTATAATACTTAACAACGTAGTAATTAACGTGACGCTTGAAACGAACCCTGGTCTTGATCCAAACTGCAAGGCATACATAGTTGTATTAGCTGCGGTTGGCATTGCTGCAGTCAGAATGAGAATATCCTTCACCATTTCATCCAGTGGTAATGGCAAGGTTAAAAAGAAAGCGATAACTGGAGCGAGTACCAATCGAAACACAACCGCTAAACTGACACGTCCAAACTCTAAATCACTAAGTTTAATTTTAGCCAACTGCATTCCTAGCACAATCATAATTGTTGGAATGGTGGCATCGGATACCATATCAATCGCTGTCATCATTTGCTCATTGATAGTAAAACCGATTAAGTTAAACATAATCCCTAATATAGCACCATACACAATGGGTACTTTGACGACATCTTTTAACGGAGAGATCTTTACTCTGCGCCCAGATGTACCACCTTTCGCCGCAAAATATATACCGATCGTACACATAATTAAAGTCTGCAATACCATTAAAATAATCGCATAATGGAACCCTTCTTCCCCAAACACCAATAACACAAGCGGTGCACCATAATTCCCATTATTCATGAACACAGACGCTAGGATAAAACCACTTTGGACCGGCTGATCCCATTTTCGAAAATAGCCGGCAACATAACAAAATAGCAAACTGATAATACATAACATTAATAAAAATGCACCTAAATATACATAATCCATATTTAAATCATTTTGATAAAATGTTCGAAAAGCCAGAAAAGGTGACATCAAGTATAAGGTCACCGTTGAAATTGGCTTAATATCTACACGCAAAAATTTTATTCCGATATATCCAATCGCAAAAATACTAAATATCGGGATTAACACCCCAATAAACTCCATTATTTCTCACCATATTTCGTATTAAGATTTTCCAAAAGGTAACCAATGATACACAAGCATCATCACGCTTCCCACTGTTGTTAAAATACCCATAAATAAATATAAAGAAGATCCGCCTAGGTTATCCATAATTAAACCACCTACGAGTGAGCCAATAATTCCGGACAAACCAAAGAAAGTCGACGCAAATACTAAATGACCTGTTGATTGCAATATTTTTGGTATAAGTCTTGTTACATAATGAAAAGCTGTTAAATAAAAGACACCAAACGTTAAACCATGCAAAAATTGTAATGCAACAATCAACATCGGATCATCAAATGCCGCATAAAAATACCAACGAATAGAATAAAGCAAGCCTGCTCCAATAATAAAAATAAGTGGATGGAATTTACGGAACCATAAACCCGCTGTAGCAAAAACAATAGCTTCACTTGCAACTCCTGCGAACCAGGCAAAACCAACCATATCTTCTGATCCCCCGAGCGACGCAATGTAAATACCAATGAAACTATCATTGGCACGGTGCGAAATCGTGATAAATACAATCAAGACAAGAAATATAATATAGGGTTTTGTTTTTAGTAAAATTCCGATATCTTTAAATTGAATGGGGGGCGTTTCCACTTTTACGTCTACTAATCGTGTACTTACTATAAATGCTGCCCCTGCTAATACCAGGTATGGCCATACTATAAACTGAATACCGATACGTGACAAAATTTCGCCGACTAATAAGGAAGAAGCGGCAAAGCCTATTGATCCCCATGTTCGAATCGCACCAAAAGATACCCCTAACTGATCTGCTCTTCGTTGTGATAAGCTGTCTCCCAACGCCCCAATTGGAGCTGCAAAGAAAAAGAAGGTTGCTCCAAATGTTAATAATAACGGCAGCGTCCCCATTTGTAAAAAGAAGGCACTACTAATTATCAGTCCTATTAAGCATAACATTAGAATTTTCTTTACAGTTTGATGCTTGTCACTCATAAAACCCCAAAATGGTTGCGAAAAAATTGCAACAAAGGGTCCAATCGCCATTACCCAACCAATTTCAGTACCGCTCAAGCCTTTAAATTGAAGATATAATGGTAAAAAACTAACTATAATTGTATTTGCTCCATGAAAACAAAATAATAGCATCTTTAAAGGTATGGTTGATTCTCCTCGTACCAATGGTATGGCTCCCTTCTCTAGTTGTACTAATAACTTCCTATTATAGATTGAAATACAAGTAAATGAAAGGGAGTTGACTCTAATTTCGTAAAGCAAACGGATGCTGAATATAACTAGCGAAAACTTTCATACGTTTAAAATTTAGAGCGGATTCAACAGAAACCAAGTTTCACGCATATAAAAAGTTAAAAAAAAGATTAGCCCAGTTAAAGGCTAATCCCTGCAAATTTATTTCTTTATAAAAAGTTGGGTCCAATAGTTACCATCAGAAGTATAGCCGACACCAATATGAGTAACCTCAGGGTCTAACATGTTCTCACGATGCCCTTCACTATCGAGCCAAGCTTGTACGACTTCTTCTGCTGTCTCTTGGCCAGCAGCAATATTTTCTGAAGCTTTAGTATAATCAATGCCAAACTGTTGTAACATATCAAAAGGAGATCCATAAGTTGGGGAAGTATGAGAAAAATAATCATTCTCTGCCATATCTTCTGACTTTTTTTGCGCAGCGTTTCCTAACTCATGATCAAACTTTAAAGATCCAGCACCATTTTCACTGCGAGCCTGATTCGTTAACTCGACCACTTTTTGTCTTAGTCCATCTAACGAATCTCTATCAAATGATTGCGGCTCTTCATTCTGATCTATATAATCATCATTTTGTTGTTCTGTTTGCTGGTTATTCTCCGTTGTCTGCTGTCTTTGTTGCGTTGTTTGTTGTTGCTCCTGATCTGCTCCATAGTTACGGTCTTCTTGACCAAACCATCCCCTCGGGTTAGCATCCTCAAAAATATTTTGCTCTCGCCCAGGGTTAACTGGAACTTCTCCTTGATCTCCTCCGTCATTTTGACCACTAAAACCTACATTCTCTGGTTGAATATTTTGATCTTCCGGTTCTAAGGAAGACTCGTTACAGCCAACCATCAAACCAATCATTACAATCATGAATAAATATACTATATATTTGTACATATATATCACCTCAAGGAATTTTTTTGCCCTGTAGGTTTACTATGTACGAAACTTAATTATTTATTCGCTCCATTCACTAAGATTTACAACCCTTTTTTCATGAATCGATTTTTGGGCTGCCAATGCGACTTTAAAGGACTTCCAGCCATCCTCATAATCGGAGAGAATTTTAGAGCGATCCCCCGTTTTCACAGCATGGAGAAAGGCTTCATTTTCTCTTTTATACGGATTTTGTCTAGCTATATATTTCTCTAATTTAGCTTCCGTTTTCTTTTCGATATGACCCATTTGCCATTCAACAATCCCCTGATCTGTATAAGCATTAATACCAACCTCACCTATACCACCTGGTAAAACGGATGTATTCGAGATTTGGACTAACAAACCACTTTCTAATGTTAACGTAAACAATCCTACGTCTGCTACAGTTATAGATGAGTCTCTTTTTGCAGTAACTGCATTACTCTCTTGTGCATAGACAGACTTCACCTCACCAAATAAAAAGCGAATTAAATCAACGACATGTGTTGTCTGTTCATTAAATTGTCCTCCTGATTGCGCTTGGTCTTTCCACCAGTACACACCAGGCATAGAGCCCATCCATTTTCCCATTACAGTACCGACATCGGCTTCTTTCAGCATTTCTTGAAACCTCTTCACTGTATCAGCATAACGGAAATGGTAGCCGACTGCTGTAAGATGATTTTTTTTAATCACTTTTTGCCTTACTTGTTGTACTTTATCTTCATCGACTCCTAACGGTTTTTCTACTAAAAAAGGGACATTGTGTTCAATCAGTATTTCTTCATAATTTTCGTGCGCCATTGGAGGGACACAAATATACACGGCATCTAACTGTTCATGAGCAATCATTGTTTCTAAATTCTGATAACCTGTTGTCTCATAATACTCTGCAGCAAAATGCTCTGCTTTTTCCTGACTCGATCCAACAAATCCTACCACTTTCACATTTTCAATTTCCTGTAAAATTTCCACATGATGCCTCGTGAATCTGCCAGTTCCAATAAATCCAACTCGAATCATTACATACACTCCTTCTCCAATAGTAAAACGGTTACATTTTCACAAACACATCCTCCCTTTCCGGAGGACTAACGCTAGGAAAAGATACGTTTGTCACGCCATTTGCCAAAGCGATAATATAAAAATGCTATTACACTACTTAACATAAAGCTTACACCAATTCCGTAACCAATGCCATCTTCCCCCATTATTTCAGAAAAAAGATATGCTAACGGATAACGAAGTGCCCAAAAGGAAAGCAGGTTTAAAATTAACACCTGATACATCGCCCCTGACGCCCTTACAATTCCATTCAAGACGAAATTAATCCCTAAAAATGGGTAAAAGAAAGCAATAATTATTAAATATGTAGCACCGAATTGAACAGCCGCTTCTTCCTGAATAAATAAGCTGATACCAAATTCGGCAAATAACACAATTATACCGGCAAACAGAAACATAATTACGGTATTGTACAGAACACCGTACGTGGCAATTTGTTTGACACGGCCCCATTTGCCTACACCAATATTTTGGCCAGCCATACTGTTAACGGTGGCTCCCAGCGCATGTGCCGGCAGTAAAAACAGACTGTCTAAGCGCTGAGCTGCACTGTAACCAGCAACAACTGCTTCTCCGTGTGATGTAACAACACTCATAATTGCCGCAGCACCAGCAGATATAACAGCCATTTGTAAACCGGACGGAATGCCGAGATTTAAAATCAGCTTTACTTCTGACCATAACGGTAACGTTGGCCATTTTAATGGAATTATTTTTTTCTTGATTACATAGATAACACCATAAACAAAGGAAAAACCTTGTGATAAAATGGTCGCTATGGCCGCACCTTGTACACCCAGATTAAAAACAGAAATAAATAATGGGTCAAGCCCGATATTTAACAGAACGGCAATCGCTACAAATAATAGTGGTGTTTTACTGTCTCCGACAGCACGTAAAGCGGTGCTGATAAAGTTATAGCCAACTAAAAACAGAATCCCTATCGCATTAATACGCAAGTATGTCATTGCTTCTGGCATCATTGTCTCTGGTGTTCCTAACAATAACAAAATGGGCCGCGCAAAAATAAAACCTAATATACCCATGATGATCGCTAAAGTTGACAATGTTACCACAAAAGCATTCACATAGGTTTGGACCCCTTCTTCATTTCCCTTTCCTTTTTGCTGAGATAGTACAGTTAACGTCGTATTATTAATTCCGATAATAAAGGATAGTACAGTAAAAATAACTGTACCTGATATATTTACCGCACCTAATGCATTTGCCCCAATTAAATTCCCTACCCACAAGCTGTCAATAAACTGATAAGAGACCTGCAAGAGTTGAGCCAACATAATAGGAGAAGAAAAATAAAACAGATCCATCCATATATTCCCACTGGTAAAATCACGGTGTCTACTCAAGAAACATCCTCCTACAAACCAAGTCTTGATACAGGCATCGTCACACCATCCCAAATCCGATCACTTGGTGCCTCTCTTTTCTTCACGTCAGGTTCTTCTAATAATAGATAAAAATTTTTAGTAGGTAAATTTCCTAACTGATGTTTAGCACTAAGCCGGTCCAAATAATAACGCATATTATCAAGTTTTTTTGACTGATTATTCCCTGACTCCGAAAACTCGTATAAGACACTCGCTATCGGTACTCTTTTAATGCGGTACTTTTCTGCTACCCGTAAAAAGAAATCCCAATCCCAATAGTTACGGACACTTTCATCAAAAAGGCCAATTTCCTTATGTATCGATTTGTGATACAAACTGCCGGATGGTACATAAGTGGAAAATTTCCTCATAGCTTCGACATCAAAGTGATAAGCAAATATGTGATGATCAATCGGAATTCTCTTCTCACGGGTTTCCTGATAATTAACAATTTCCACATCAGAATAAACAAGATCAGCATCTCCCATATGCTTGATCATTGTTTCTAAATGTGTTGGTAATGGCAGATCATCATCATCCATTAACATAATCAAGTCTCCGTTTGCTTTCGCAATCCCCCTATTCCTTGCATATACATGATAACGATTTTCGAGTAAATCGATGATGGTTGTATCTAATTCAGGATACAATGCCGCCACATCATTTATTTTTGTTCCGGCATCATTAATTATAATAACTTCAAACTCTTGGTAGGTTTGCTCAACAAGAGCTGCTAATAACTCTGCCAACGCTACCCTGCGATTATAGGTTGTAATGATAATTGACACGTTTGGTTTAGACATTTGTAAACTCCTTAATAAAATTCTTTAAAAGTATGTAAACTTTGTTGACATTAGCCATGACAAAGTTAGAATTATGGCATATAGTAAAGACATATTCTACTTCAACACTCTACTTTCTTTACTATTTCCTTAATTATATATCAATTTATGATATCAGCGAAATCATCCATTTCATATTAAATATATTTCAAAAATTATACAATTCAGACACAATTCAAATAAAATGACATGATCCTTTTTTGTATAACATATAACAAAATTGGTAATACTTTTCTTACATTGAATATGCTTATGAATTAAATAAATAGGAGGCTAATCCAATGGCTTTTTTACGGGAAGCAGTTGAAAAACAAAAAGTGTATCTGATTCAACAGTTGATGGCCAAGGGTATTGTGGACAGGAATAATCAAGAACTTTACAACAAACCAATTAGCGAAATTGTCAATGATTATGAAAAATTTTGTCTGGAATTCGAAAAACAAAACGCCCTAAAATTCACTCGTTATAATCCCGAAAGAAAAGAAGAGAAGCCTGATTTTCATTAGGCTTCTCTTTCTTTTTATACTTTCGGATAGTATTAGAAAACAAAGGCTTGCGCCAGTACTTGGTGATAAGCTAAGTTTTTCTTTATCTTTCTTTTTGAATACCAAATCGAGCATTGATTTCCCCACGCAGTAATTGTTTGCGCATTCTCTTTTCCTTCTTCTTCTCTTCCCTGATCATATCTTGTCTTATTTCAAAAGTTTGAACGCCCTCTTCTCGCTTATTGGCAATATCAATTAACAATTCTACATCTGCAAAGGAATATTTTCTATTTCCTTTCGGAGAACGTTCGGGAAATACTAGCTTTCTTTCTTCATAATACCGAATTTGACGTTCCGATAAACCCGTTAATTCACTTACGACACCAATGGTAATAACTTTTCGCTCTTTATAGGAAGGACTTTCTGCCATGCAATACACCACCTAATTCCGTATACCGTTGTAAGATGACCTTAATAAGATTATACAGTGACATCCATATATTGCACAAAGTTTTGTAAGATAATCTGACAGTAATTATCTTACAAATGCTACTACTAGCTTCAACTACATATTTTCGTTAGTATAGAATAAGTAAGGAGGATGAACATAGATGGAAATGTCCATTACAAAACCGGCAGCAAAATGGTTTATAAAAGAACTGAATTTAGAAGAAGGCGATGCCATCCGCTTCTTTGCCAGATATGGCGGATTCGGCGGTGTACATAAAGGGTTTTCTTTGGCGTTGGAAAAGACCGAACCTAACAACCCCGGAGTGGAAGTAACAGAAGAAGGCATTCATTTCTTTGTTGAAGAATCCGACATCTGGTACTTTGACGGAAAAAACTTCCATATCAAATACTCGAGAAAATACGACGAAATCGAATACGTCATTAATTAAACTAGGTTATTTCACTCCAATAGGACTGAGAAAGTATTTTGGGGAGATTTTGTCTGGCCAAA encodes:
- a CDS encoding fumarylacetoacetate hydrolase family protein; translation: MKLVHYQLKHPYAQSRIGVMRENKIIDLHAAQQELLEQHKIATDSSIIPADPHTFYQQANVHIKQAEVLLEQIKQHSTLHVFVRDEVVLQTPSPTPSKIICIGTNYADHVKEMGSELPEYPVLFSKFNNALIGPEDEIHKSEATDKLDYEVELAVVIGEKASKVAKEKALEYVAGYTIGNDISARDLQKRTPQWLQGKSLDHTTPIGPWLVTTSELTDPSKLSIKSYVNGELRQSSNTEQLIFDIPYLISFISNLITLDPGDIILTGTPDGVGLAMNPPKLLQSGDIVKLEIDKIGTLENKVIAK
- a CDS encoding amino acid ABC transporter ATP-binding protein: MISVKHLKKSFGDLEVLKDISVDVGQKEVVVVIGPSGSGKSTFLRCLNLIESVTDGTVSIDGVELTDKKVDINKLRAEVGMVFQQFNLFPHKTVLENITLPIVTVKKWSKQDAEKKAKDLLQKVGLLDKADVYPESLSGGQKQRVAIARALGMEPKVMLFDEPTSALDPEMVGEVLGVMKQLAEEGMTMVVVTHEMGFAKEVGDRVIFMDEGYVVEEKAPKQLFENPQHERTKAFLSKVL
- a CDS encoding amino acid ABC transporter permease; this encodes MDFRFDIIVEYFPFFMEGMGLTILMSVIGVLMGCILGFFIALGKMSSILIVRLPFIWYINFLRGTPLLVQLFLFHYAVLPAILGSTTPVISVMVTLSLNSSAYVAEIFRAGLQSIDKGQAEAAHSLGMNKFQVMRHVLLPQAFKRSIPPLGNEFIVLLKDSSLGAMIAAQELLYWGRAASGQYLRVWEPYLMVALVYLVLTLSLTYLLNYLERRLDVK
- a CDS encoding basic amino acid ABC transporter substrate-binding protein; the protein is MNKWMIKGFAVLLLAILVACGTDDSSDQEEGTNTSDDKPTLSVVTEAGFMPFTYLDKGEVVGFDIDLLAAVMDEAGYDYELENVGWDAMLLSVEEGDADLAIAGITINEDRKQTYDFSAPYFESTHKVVFREGEDITSGEDIKELKVGVQSGTTGAEAVEKILGKNHENISKYDSNTLALMSLQSGDVDAVVTDNVVADEYVANNPDANVEMIADPDTFESEFYGIMFPKGSEIQEDINEALATVIDNGEYAEIYEEWFGVEPNTEALTQ
- a CDS encoding AEC family transporter — encoded protein: MEFIGVLIPIFSIFAIGYIGIKFLRVDIKPISTVTLYLMSPFLAFRTFYQNDLNMDYVYLGAFLLMLCIISLLFCYVAGYFRKWDQPVQSGFILASVFMNNGNYGAPLVLLVFGEEGFHYAIILMVLQTLIMCTIGIYFAAKGGTSGRRVKISPLKDVVKVPIVYGAILGIMFNLIGFTINEQMMTAIDMVSDATIPTIMIVLGMQLAKIKLSDLEFGRVSLAVVFRLVLAPVIAFFLTLPLPLDEMVKDILILTAAMPTAANTTMYALQFGSRPGFVSSVTLITTLLSIITLPILLMILV
- a CDS encoding MFS transporter translates to MVRGESTIPLKMLLFCFHGANTIIVSFLPLYLQFKGLSGTEIGWVMAIGPFVAIFSQPFWGFMSDKHQTVKKILMLCLIGLIISSAFFLQMGTLPLLLTFGATFFFFAAPIGALGDSLSQRRADQLGVSFGAIRTWGSIGFAASSLLVGEILSRIGIQFIVWPYLVLAGAAFIVSTRLVDVKVETPPIQFKDIGILLKTKPYIIFLVLIVFITISHRANDSFIGIYIASLGGSEDMVGFAWFAGVASEAIVFATAGLWFRKFHPLIFIIGAGLLYSIRWYFYAAFDDPMLIVALQFLHGLTFGVFYLTAFHYVTRLIPKILQSTGHLVFASTFFGLSGIIGSLVGGLIMDNLGGSSLYLFMGILTTVGSVMMLVYHWLPFGKS
- a CDS encoding CAP domain-containing protein, yielding MYKYIVYLFMIVMIGLMVGCNESSLEPEDQNIQPENVGFSGQNDGGDQGEVPVNPGREQNIFEDANPRGWFGQEDRNYGADQEQQQTTQQRQQTTENNQQTEQQNDDYIDQNEEPQSFDRDSLDGLRQKVVELTNQARSENGAGSLKFDHELGNAAQKKSEDMAENDYFSHTSPTYGSPFDMLQQFGIDYTKASENIAAGQETAEEVVQAWLDSEGHRENMLDPEVTHIGVGYTSDGNYWTQLFIKK
- a CDS encoding Gfo/Idh/MocA family protein — translated: MIRVGFIGTGRFTRHHVEILQEIENVKVVGFVGSSQEKAEHFAAEYYETTGYQNLETMIAHEQLDAVYICVPPMAHENYEEILIEHNVPFLVEKPLGVDEDKVQQVRQKVIKKNHLTAVGYHFRYADTVKRFQEMLKEADVGTVMGKWMGSMPGVYWWKDQAQSGGQFNEQTTHVVDLIRFLFGEVKSVYAQESNAVTAKRDSSITVADVGLFTLTLESGLLVQISNTSVLPGGIGEVGINAYTDQGIVEWQMGHIEKKTEAKLEKYIARQNPYKRENEAFLHAVKTGDRSKILSDYEDGWKSFKVALAAQKSIHEKRVVNLSEWSE
- a CDS encoding MATE family efflux transporter; this translates as MSRHRDFTSGNIWMDLFYFSSPIMLAQLLQVSYQFIDSLWVGNLIGANALGAVNISGTVIFTVLSFIIGINNTTLTVLSQQKGKGNEEGVQTYVNAFVVTLSTLAIIMGILGFIFARPILLLLGTPETMMPEAMTYLRINAIGILFLVGYNFISTALRAVGDSKTPLLFVAIAVLLNIGLDPLFISVFNLGVQGAAIATILSQGFSFVYGVIYVIKKKIIPLKWPTLPLWSEVKLILNLGIPSGLQMAVISAGAAAIMSVVTSHGEAVVAGYSAAQRLDSLFLLPAHALGATVNSMAGQNIGVGKWGRVKQIATYGVLYNTVIMFLFAGIIVLFAEFGISLFIQEEAAVQFGATYLIIIAFFYPFLGINFVLNGIVRASGAMYQVLILNLLSFWALRYPLAYLFSEIMGEDGIGYGIGVSFMLSSVIAFLYYRFGKWRDKRIFS
- a CDS encoding glycosyltransferase family 2 protein, whose amino-acid sequence is MSKPNVSIIITTYNRRVALAELLAALVEQTYQEFEVIIINDAGTKINDVAALYPELDTTIIDLLENRYHVYARNRGIAKANGDLIMLMDDDDLPLPTHLETMIKHMGDADLVYSDVEIVNYQETREKRIPIDHHIFAYHFDVEAMRKFSTYVPSGSLYHKSIHKEIGLFDESVRNYWDWDFFLRVAEKYRIKRVPIASVLYEFSESGNNQSKKLDNMRYYLDRLSAKHQLGNLPTKNFYLLLEEPDVKKREAPSDRIWDGVTMPVSRLGL
- a CDS encoding MerR family transcriptional regulator, with protein sequence MAESPSYKERKVITIGVVSELTGLSERQIRYYEERKLVFPERSPKGNRKYSFADVELLIDIANKREEGVQTFEIRQDMIREEKKKEKRMRKQLLRGEINARFGIQKER
- a CDS encoding HesB/YadR/YfhF family protein yields the protein MEMSITKPAAKWFIKELNLEEGDAIRFFARYGGFGGVHKGFSLALEKTEPNNPGVEVTEEGIHFFVEESDIWYFDGKNFHIKYSRKYDEIEYVIN